One genomic window of Ziziphus jujuba cultivar Dongzao chromosome 4, ASM3175591v1 includes the following:
- the LOC107416653 gene encoding snRNA-activating protein complex subunit — MAEGLREDMTEPDGSGENQPSNNNGELLSIPRGGPLYVANLVGSITSIPHFEASLLLELQNLEVELSSDSTQVCEEDLTVDELKIYTEEELVDMAMKEAFKEEDEDNNTSAVPEEPANEGRNDDHGASNDKDACRENSARGRDLAEINCNGSPSKNKSKKRKRRMVHDPTVKEGKDTNNPSALSKEPSNEGRKDDHRISKDKYASSETSGKGRNDSAEIGCNVDTRKKNLKKGKKRTAHGHTIEIKYIEKVEELAKIKKKQDEDKAAVRLHSFNPSCRTVACAIPPSEKIERMKPLRSANAVTKVKLSSSKEHIAVKYPEFALSIEVYHNIRKWVKTQEFLVLGRQNLTELRDKIYCLTDQVMQKAGQHDPSGYFLIEDVFCNDLRNPSAVDYSEPIFDWLRNNKEEALKKWEFITTGELQQKQKAIMGDVTPLQLPHFKAASMHQTRFCDLKFRLGAGYLYCHQGDCKHTIVFRDMRLIHPEDVQNQAAYPIVLFQLKPRVQKCSTCKIYRATKVTVDDKWAQDNPCYFCDNCYYLLHYKDGSLLYSDFCVYDYVHD; from the exons ATGGCAGAGGGCCTGAGAGAGGATATGACAGAGCCTGACGGCAGCGGAGAGAACCAACCCAGCAACAACAATGGAGAGCTGCTGTCAATTCCGAGGGGTGGACCCCTCTATGTCGCCAACCTGGTGGGTTCCATCACCAGCATTCCTCACTTCGAGGCTTCTCTTCTCCTCGAGCTTCAG AACTTAGAGGTCGAATTATCTTCGGATTCAACTCAAGTTTGTGAAGAGGACCTTAC TGTGGATGAGCTCAAAATCTATACTGAAGAAGAGTTAGTTGATATGGCCATGAAAGAAGCATTTAAG GAAGAGGACGAAGACAACAATACTTCAGCAGTTCCGGAAGAGCCTGCCAATGAAGG gAGAAATGATGATCATGGTGCCTCAAATGATAAAGATGCATGTAGAGAAAATTCTGCAAGAGGAAGAGACTTGGCCGAAATCAATTGCAATGGAAGTCcaagtaaaaataaatcaaagaagagaaaaagaaggatGGTTCATGACCCCACTGTTAAG GAAGGCAAAGACACGAACAATCCTTCAGCACTCTCGAAAGAGCCCTCCAATGAAGG GAGAAAAGATGATCATAGAATATCAAAGGATAAATATGCATCTTCAGAAACATCTGGAAAAGGAAGAAATGATTCGGCTGAAATTGGTTGCAATGTAGATACGAGgaaaaaaaacttgaagaaggGCAAAAAAAGGACTGCACATGGCCACACTATCGAG ATAAAGTATATTGAAAAGGTGGAGGAActtgcaaaaattaaaaagaagcaGGATGAAGACAAAGCAGCAGTGAGACTGCATTCATTCAA CCCCAGTTGCAGGACGGTTGCTTGTGCCATTCCACCCTCTGAGAAAATTGAAAGAATGAAGCCCCTCAGGTCAGCAAATGCAGTAACAAAG GTGAAGTTGTCAAGCTCGAAGGAACACATTGCTGTGAAATATCCTGAATTTGCCCTCTCTATCGAGGTTTACCATAATATAAGAAAATGGGTAAAG ACTCAAGAATTCTTGGTCCTGGGACGACAAAATTTGACTGAACTTAGGGACAAGATCTACTGCTTAACTGACCAAGTGATGCAAAAGGCTGGGCAGCATGATCCTTCTGGATATTTTCTCATAGAG GATGTATTTTGCAATGATTTGAGGAATCCATCTGCAGTAGATTATAGTGAACCTATTTTTGATTGGCTCAGAAACAATAAAGAAGAAGCTCTTAAAAAATGGGAATTCATAACTACTGGAGAATTGCAACAGAAGCAAAAAGCAATCATGGGTGATGTAACGCCTTTACAATTGCCTCACTTCAAAGCTGCTAGCATGCATCAAACACGGTTTTGTGACCTGAAGTTTCGACTTGGAGCTGGATATCTATATTGTCACCAG GGAGACTGCAAGCATACAATTGTGTTTAGAGACATGAGACTTATCCATCCAGAGGATGTGCAAAACCAGGCAGCATATCCGATAGTCTTGTTTCAGCTGAAACCGCGTGTTCAAAAATGCAGTACCTGTAAGATCTATAGAGCTACAAAGGTGACGGTCGATGACAAGTGGGCTCAGGATAATCCTTGCTATTTCTGTGATAATTGTTATTACCTTCTTCACTACAAGGATGGTTCTTTGCTGTATAGTGACTTCTGTGTGTATGATTATGtacatgattaa